The window CTGGAAAATTGGATAGGACTCGATCTGCTGGGGATCCCCAAATCCACtgtatttatgatttttatttttttgctttacgactttaagtgttttttcagcttctttttctgcCGTCTTGttaattgtggttgctgtttggccCTAAGATCATGCTCACACAATGGCTTGTGGTTTACATCAGAAACTTGCTCCTCTGTACTGTTTACTGACATATTGGATGCTACTGAAGGGTGCAGTTGTAGGGATTCTGCTTTTTGTTGCATAATGTCTGATTCCGGctccccacttccctcttccccttTTCTGGGCACTGTTGAGCCTTCTTTGGAGGGTAACTCAAAGGACACAATCTATTGCTGGATATCCACTGCTCCCATACCAGATGTTTTTTGCAATTTCCTATAGCTATTTTGCAGTGCTGGATAATGCTGGTTAGTAGATCTGGGAGGGTCGCCAGTTTAGctattatttcatcattttgtGCCCCCATGTCCATCTTATCCTCTCTCCCACTATGGTCCCAGTTGTCAAATTTCCCACACAGTGAGTTCAGTTTACTGTCTATGGCTAGTATGCTTTGGGCTAGCATGTGGGTTAGTTGTAGATGGATCTCCATTTTGTGTGACTGCCAAGTTAAGGATTTTACAGCAGCTAAAAGGGAGGCATAGATGGTCTCTATGATGTACTCTGGTCTAACCACATCTCCCGTGTCCTTACAGAGGTCACTTTGGGGTGACATTTCCTACGGGGGTCTCGTGGTCCCTTTGTCCGTACTTGGTGCGCCCATGTTTATTTCTCACAGTGGCCAATCATCTTGCTCTAGAATGGTTGGCCATTCCCGTGAGGCTTTCATTAGGCCGTGTAGCGGGGTGGAGCAAACTCTGCCCTTGTCTGTAGATTTATTTGCTTGCACCACCTTGATTTGTGGTTGAGACTGCTGGTGAATCTCAACCACTGTTGCCCGGTtgttcccacttggagattccgtCTTCATTTTCCCTGTTTCCAAATTGACAATCCCTCCATTGGGTGCTGGACCTGATGCTGGACCTGATGCCTCCAGCTCATACTCGGGACTCACCGGGTTAAATTTGCTTCTTTTGGCTCCCCCACAAGACACGTTCGAACATCTAACACTAACTACCCATTTGccatccattataatgaggcacatggacaaaaagAACTCCTGGACATTTCCATACATGGGATTGACTCTATAAACCGCACACCACGAGGAGGTAACCGCACTTTGGCCCTTAGCCGCCTAGAGAGTAGGTGGATCATTAAACTAAGAGCGGTAGAACGGGGCCTTAACATCCACAAGGATCTTCATGTCTTCCTCTAATAAACATCACATGTCTAACCTATGCACCTCCTTTTTGTATTCCCTTTTCTAACTAATATGTCCTTTTGGtaacatttatattttttgtactACATGTGCGCATAGCGCCTATTTGCCCTCTCTTTTCCAGGAGATCAGCATCATGTACATAATATACTGTTTTCTCTGCCATATAATATGTTTACAAAACAATATTTTCTGTGTGTCTACTAAAGTGGCTTAGATTCATTATGTCTTCCTTACTATATCTCTGTATGGACATCTTACAGTTTCTATTTTACTCTACGGTGTTAGGAAAGGCATGTTCTATTTGAGAACTGTTTTATTTCATGATGTTTCATGTCTATTATCCCACTCATACTACTTTGTTTAATAAGTACAATGCACACAGTGTAAACGCTCATTCGAGTATACTAGTGCACTGTACACTAGTTTGTATCTAATACTGTGCCCAGAAGTGCTTTGTCCTGTCTGTGGCTTCTCAATTGCCGCCTAGTCCATCTTCAACATTTATTATGTATTTACATCTTATTTTTATGATGTTTCAATGTTTATTATCCAATTCATCCTATGTTGTTAATATTGTACAATGTACTCTTTGATAAACGTTCGTTTAAGCATACTATTACACTGCACACCAAGTTTGTATTTAATACTGTGCTCAAAAATGTGTTCTCTCCTATCTGTGGTTTCTTACCTGCTGCTTAGTCCCTCttcaatatttatatttgtatttacattttatcTTATGATATTTCAATGTCTATTATCCCATTCATCTTATGTTGTCAATAAGTACAATGCACTCATTGTTAAACACTCATTGAAGcatactattacactgtacactagTTTGGATTCAATACTGTGATTTTAAATGTTTTCTCCTTTCTGTGGTTTCTCACCTGCCGCCTAGTCCATCTTCAATATCGATGACAACCACTCACTACTCTGCTCCAATACTTCCCCCTGTCTTTTCCACTATGTAACCCTTTCTTTCTATCCTTTTCTCTACCAGGACCTTTTTTCATCTCTGTCTTACCTCTCTGGTTTATCCACCACTCGAGCACTAGGTGACATGTCTATGTTGCCCAAACACTTACCATTGAGGATTTCTCTGTTGTTAATCGTGTGTGAACACACAATGGGACTTGCATATTATACTAGTCTCCCTCTATCTATGAGGTAATTTGGATCTTGTACTACCTGTTGCATCCATCTATTGACAGTGTCATTACTGTAAATAgttcctttgttttgttttgttttatttgcagccttgaaaaagtccgataggacgaaatacgtgttggctgtttgctgtTGTATCATTTATGGACATTTATACTTACTAAACACTTTTCATCTCCATCtccaaaaggaattaaaaaaaattccagCAACTTTATTTTACTTTGACGTATTATTGATTGTGGAGTGCCTTGGTCTTGTTCATTTTCTCAGACACGTTTTTGTCATTGTCTTTATCATTGTTTTTACCGTTGGGGCTACGCCAGCACTCATCCAAGGCAGTATCTGCCAATAAAACCAGTTATACGATTATTGATTATTGAAGAGCCCATACCAAAGCTTGTCACCCATCTTATGGAGTCCAGCTCCTGCTTCTGTCTATATTCTCGTTTGTGCTAGGTTAGAGTTGGCCTTGGCGCTGTGACGTACTCGAGTATCAGAGTAGCTGGggcctgtgaagcctgtggagtGAGGTTATCCGGGGGAATGATGGAGtcaccctcctcttttccttctcctgccCCACATCTTGCTCTTGTAAAGTAGTTGTGAATGTACATTTTCTTTGAGCTGGAGGCCTTCCACTTGAGGAAGGTCTTGGAGTCCATTGAAGTTTTATTCTCATCTACTAGTTTCTGGCCTGCCGTAGTGCTTGTTTCATGGACCTCTCCTTCTTTGTGCTTCATTCCAATTGATACTGCAGTACTCACAGTGCACAGTGCGCCTAATAGGAAACAGGACACAGGACCGGGAAGGACGCCACTTGATCAAACTGTGTGGGCTATACTGGATGTGTGCTGGAGTAGGTTGAGTGCCGCCACACCCGCCCTTGAAGTGGGAGGGGGCACGAGCATACTACCCTCTGCTACTTGTTGCTACTTGTGGCTTGCAGTTTTTCCCAATTTTGTGCCATGTTACCTAGTGTCAAGGCCAAGGCTGTGGTCTCAGCCAATCTTGCCCACTGGGTCAGAGAGGTCATTGACGTTGGACGTTGAGCGTTGGGCGCGGGTGCTGGCCTTTCAGATGTCCCAAATagaggtggtggtgatgctggtggccttGCCTGTTCCTGCAGATCCTTGTGGTGACAAGTTGGATTTTGCAGGCaacaagggtggcaggggctggGGGATTGTACAGGAACCCTTCCTTTGGTCCGTGGGTCCGTACAGACTGGTTCAGCCCTTGTAGGATTGTACTCACAGGCAGAAGAGCTAGTGACAATTTATAGGGAATCCAACTGTGGTTTTCCGGGACCGTCTTCTGAGAGGCACTGTCAACTAGTAAGGCACTGGTGCCCCGAGGCCATGTTAGTAAACAGCCAGAGTTTGCGGGTGGGTCCGAAGAAGAAAATGTAGTTCGGGAGGTAGAGCATACACTGCAACATCAGCGAGGTGATTCTCTAATCAAGACAGTACTTTGGCCGCTGCTTCAATATAGTTTGTATCAAAGTTTGAAGAACATCTCACTAGCAGCACCCAGCAACGCTCTTCTCAGCATGGAGGGAGACAGGCCATGAGAAACAGTGAGTACTCACAAGACAGAAGACCGACAAGCCGCGGTCACAAAGACGCAAGAAAGGTATTGAACATATTGTCAATGGGAGATTCCCATAACTCTTTACAACCTCCTGTGGCGTAGGGTCAGGTTTGCTCACTTTGCTGGTGTGTTGCCTTTTGGGGCAAGGGTTGGCAACCCTTTGAATCTCTACACTGCCATCAAGTTTAGGCATAACTGTGCTGCTATGTATACCAAATAAATGTTTCTAGACCAGAATTTAAACACTGTCCTTTTCATTTTACACTGCAAGAggtaacaaaatatatttctctTTACTCATCCATGGATTTCCTGCATTCAGCCTATTATAGGTactgaaaaagaaattgaatttcTGTGCCATGTCAAGCTATTGTTCCTTATACTTTCATATCGTGTTTATAATTCTTATGACTCAAGCGAGTCTGCAATGCCTGCATAAAAGCTTGTCTCTGATGTCCTTCTTACAGACAACCTGTGGTGCGcctagtcacctgtaataaagaaattacagtGCCACCCAATTGTAGTAGGTTATTACAGCTGACGTCTGACGTCAATGCGTACtgccagcagccaagaagaaagtcAGGTCGCAGAGCATAAATAAGGCTGCAGtgtcaaaaattaaaaagaaacacgcCTTTTCctacttctgctctgtttttctagatgATCAATGACAAGCGGACAaatgatatttatggcaacatattTAATTTTCCATGACTTAAGTAAGTTTAGGAAAGATAAAATCTTCCTGCATGCTTCTGCATATTCTAAGCTCCTTTTAAATCTGATTTATAATAAATTGTTAATAATATCGTTTTGCAGCAAATATCTAACTTCTTTTTGGTGTTTTTAATTTTCCactaaagattattttttttattatttgtgtcttcatgtttacaaacatatTTCCTCCTTCACATGAAAGGACATCACACCAGGGATTTAAATGTTTTGTGGGAAAGGCGATGGTGTGGCCATGTAATGTAAAGAATAAAGCACCCCCTGCCCTACAATATAAGGAAATTGCAAATCAGCTTGGGGTTCCATGAGCATATAAAGAAGCTCAGCATTTGGCATTGTTCCTCTGTATGGTCACAGAACGTCccgatgacttgcaatatcctttaaaAGAATCCCTAGATAATTTTGAAGAATGCAAATAATCTGTGATTGTATTTTAGTCATATCAATCCATGATATGTATTTAAAGAAATATATTCCTGGCTATTAAAACATGGTACTCTTTTTCTTGCAGATGATGCACTGCCACATATCGACTATGAAGACAAGTTTCCAGATGACAGAACTATGTCAGTCATGGAACctgatgaggatgatgctgaggaagatgGAGAAGTAGAGGAATTCCCACTCAGCAAAGAAATGGAAATAGAAACTGGCCAGGGGGAAGCTCAGGGTATTTTTGATTTGATTGACACGGAAAGCAAGGCACCTACTGAATCTCCGGTATCATTACTCagtcaaaaacacttgttttggttCCCTCCTGAGGAATTTAATGAGCCAGAAGGTGAGAGGGAACCCGAAGTTGGCACAAAAACAGACTTTTCTAATGGCAACAACCACATCGGAGTGAAAACAGACTTCAGTGAGTCTGGCACTAAAATGGTTTATGACAACGAGGACTTTCCTATTGGACCCTCTGTGGTGAATAAAGAAACTAAGACTGTAAAAGAACTGGTAGCCAGCACAGATGAGTCTTGGCTTGATGGTTATCCAGTAACACTGGATGCTGTGGAGGAAGGAGAAACAATTGATAGTTTAATGGGACTTGATGAAGTTATTCTTTTGGCAACTGATCAACCAAATTACAGTGACAAGAAGAAGACGAGTATCACCACACCCATTGCAGAGATAGATTTAACCCATATTGATATATCTCCAACAAAGTTTCTGAATTATGGTATTAAACGGGCACAAGTTCCTCTGACCCCAGTGATTGCCCCAGGAAATGGGACCACCAGTAAAGGGATTGAAGAAATGGGCAGGTACATTCCAACTACAGAAGAGATTTTTACAACAGAAGAGCCTACTACCACTGAAGAATTTTTTGAACTCCCAGACACACCACCCACGGCCATTTTGGAAACGTATGTGACAGTCAAGCCCATTGATCACATTCCAGCTCCTACTGAGGCAGAGGAAACTACAACATACCTCACCCCACCAGATGCCAAAACTAGGCCTGACCAGGCCACAGCTGGT of the Pleurodeles waltl isolate 20211129_DDA chromosome 2_1, aPleWal1.hap1.20221129, whole genome shotgun sequence genome contains:
- the SUSD5 gene encoding sushi domain-containing protein 5, which translates into the protein MARRDFLSGGLAAAVLLLHLSVVRADGKLYTVESKNGSQGLDLVGAQSSCGALGSRLATAEELRRAVQECPFTECTRGWLADTTVGTTICTKMGSGQHVLKAIDVNIESASSPSDRFDAFCIKDEGKLCGDPPSFPHTILHGHSEFEMGDELLYVCAQGYIMGNRQAAFTLLCDSCGEWYGQVQPCVKDDALPHIDYEDKFPDDRTMSVMEPDEDDAEEDGEVEEFPLSKEMEIETGQGEAQGIFDLIDTESKAPTESPVSLLSQKHLFWFPPEEFNEPEGEREPEVGTKTDFSNGNNHIGVKTDFSESGTKMVYDNEDFPIGPSVVNKETKTVKELVASTDESWLDGYPVTLDAVEEGETIDSLMGLDEVILLATDQPNYSDKKKTSITTPIAEIDLTHIDISPTKFLNYGIKRAQVPLTPVIAPGNGTTSKGIEEMGRYIPTTEEIFTTEEPTTTEEFFELPDTPPTAILETYVTVKPIDHIPAPTEAEETTTYLTPPDAKTRPDQATAGFTETSTSEGASEGRTLIYELGGERLATSEPCSNEDCQGSSRGPLIAVVVTVLCLLLLSTVLAVWCYKKRQQKSSVYKLNGKGQTRHPQHIEMHKV